In a single window of the Labrus mixtus chromosome 20, fLabMix1.1, whole genome shotgun sequence genome:
- the timp2b gene encoding metalloproteinase inhibitor 2b — protein MTWTANFVTLAILFLWRVEEIAEACSCSPAHPQQAFCSSDVVIRAKLVGEGEVDVGNDIYGNPIKRVKYDIKQIKMFKGPNQDIDAIYTAPSSAVCGVSLETNGKEYLITGKLESDGTMHVTLCDFIEQWEELSATQKKSLTQRYEMGCDCKITRCTSIPCVLSSPAECLWLDWVIEKTVNGKQAKHFACIKRSDDSCAWYRGSAPPKREFMDIEDP, from the exons ATGACCTGGACGGCGAATTTTGTCACTCTGGCCATATTGTTTCTTTGGCGGGTGGAAGAAATAGCAGAAGCTTGCAGCTGCTCCCCGGCGCATCCTCAGCAGGCGTTTTGCAGCTCAGACGTCG tTATCAGGGCGAAGTTGGTTGGAGAGGGGGAGGTTGATGTTGGCAATGACATCTATGGAAACCCCATCAAACGGGTCAAGTATGACATCAAACAGATCAAG ATGTTCAAAGGTCCGAACCAGGATATCGATGCCATCTACACGGCACCATCCTCTGCGGTGTGTGGAGTGAGTCTGGAGACTAACGGCAAAGAGTATCTGATCACAG GCAAATTGGAGAGTGATGGGACGATGCATGTCACACTGTGTGACTTCATCGAGCAGTGGGAGGAACTGAGTGCCACCCAGAAGAAGAGCCTGACTCAGCGCTACGAAATGGGCTGTGATTGCAAG ATCACTCGCTGCACCTCCATCCCCTGCGTGCTCAGCAGCCCGGCCGAGTGCCTGTGGTTGGACTGGGTGATTGAGAAGACGGTCAACGGAAAGCAGGCCAAACACTTTGCTTGTATCAAGAGGAGCGATGACTCTTGCGCCTGGTACAGAGGGTCAGCGCCGCCCAAGAGGGAATTCATGGACATCGAAGACCCTTAG
- the LOC132954395 gene encoding uncharacterized protein LOC132954395, with the protein MLRHRNLFSLWLLLLLHESGRAATFKMFGRPSEPQDGDVKEGDLRLFGSQSASEGRVEVYHDGKWGTVCDDGWDMAEAQVVCRQLKFPGAKSVVIGKDYGQASGPIWLDDLHCKGTENYLSTCSFKGWGLTDCTHKEDVGVICETDVIPGTNTTIDDSAHQLDHSISLSDELGQIFDSGSGCDFLISVQSATGNRKEDGTLEMAETEICTHRIILSQFPFFNASVESSSITVSISQSCKPYFSPLIRYIYTRKIDVTFTSAQCIHWMASRFGMKQLMEDTGRLFTKILPEDASFQTQLSLYEYAEETGDLVLQENCIQYLAWNYQSLTTSPAWKTLSIKLLGAILSRSDLVVQDEYFLLQTVQSWIKEKGNSATSEAQLDLLNRIRFPMIPAEKLYDLELNSSLDSTFTNMYRDNMLKAFQFNVLLLSTLQSNPKFKEDEDYKPRIYTSEAWSTSFDRSDPVPTRYAPNYRDMRHYGNYYYYPTPSPYGKSSASFTTSVHYSLIFNDTRVSWQANVFKNQRECSNQGLRCASFPAARLVISNYYNQKSNNILFRNRLLLKCQDKYICQVQDFKEDLAYINANGTQNAYPCPKDEYTYRFVVRPEYVSGFWHAKLEEQSSYLTTFATPFGHYRWLRMPMGISTAPEIFQRKLTQALEDLPGLYIIADDVLITGQGETQEAAEADHDKKLRLFLDRCKQKNIKLNADKFKLRQKEAACIGHLLTADGLKIDPEKVRAIKQMLKPTDVKAVQRLLGMVNYLAKFCPHLSDQCEVLRQLTHKDCEWNWTEQHEEAFLKLKETIANAPVLKYYSPEEELTVQCDASDTGLGAALMQKGKPVAFASRALTPTERGYAQIEKEFLAMVFSMEKFHQYTYGRKCLKMLRHRNLFSLWLLLLLHESGRAATFKLFGRPSEPQDGDVKEGDLRLFGSQSASEGRVEVYHDGEWGTVCDDGWDMAEAQVVCRQLKFPGAKSVVIGKDYGQASGPIWLDDLHCKGTENYLSTCSFKGWGLTDCTHKEDVGVICETDVIPGTNTTIDDSAHQLDHSISLSDELGQIFDSGSGCDFLISVQSATGNRKEDGTLEMAETEICTHRIILSQFPFFNASVESMSITVSISQSCKPYFSPLIRYIYTRKIDVTFTSAQCIHWMASRFGMKQLMEDTGRLFTKILPEDASFQTQLSLYEYAEETGDLVLQENCIQYLAWNYQSLTTSPAWKTLSIKLLGAILSRSDLVVQDEYFLLQTVQSWIKEKGNSATSEAQLDLLNRIRFPMIPAEKLYDLELNSSLDSTFTNMYRDNMLKAFQFNVLLLSTLQSNPKFKEDEDYKPRIYTSEAWSTSFDRSDPVPTRYAPNYRDMRHYGNYYYYPTPSPYGKSSASFTTSVHYSLIFNDTRVSWQANVFKNQRECSNQGLRCASFPAARLVISNYYNQESNNILFRNRLLLKCQDKYICQVQDFKEDLAYINANGTQNAYPCPKDEYTYRFVVRPEYV; encoded by the exons ATGCTCAGACATCGAAACTTATTCAGTCTGTGGCTTCTGCTACTTCTCCATGAGTCTGGAAGGGCAGCCACATTTAAGATGTTCG GAAGACCCTCTGAGCCGCAGGACGGTGACGTGAAGGAGGGTGATTTGCGGCTGTTTGGCTCACAGAGTGCTTCAGAGGGCCGCGTGGAAGTCTACCACGATGGGAAATGGGGAACAGTCTGTGATGACGGCTGGGACATGGCTGAGGCCCAGGTGGTGTGTCGTCAGCTCAAATTCCCCGGGGCAAAATCTGTTGTCATTGGGAAGGACTACGGACAAG CATCTGGACCCATTTGGCTGGATGATCTCCACTGCAAAGGCACAGAGAACTATCTGTCCACATGTTCTTTCAAAGGCTGGGGACTGACCGACTGCACCCACAAAGAGGATGTCGGAGTTATTTGTGAAACAGATG TGATTCCAGGCACTAATACGACCATCGATGATTCTGCACACCAGCTGGACCACAGCATCAGTTTGTCTGATGAGCTCGGCCAAATCTTTGACAGCGGGAGCGGCTGTGATTTCCTGATCTCGGTCCAGAGTGCTactggaaacagaaaagaggaTGGGACCCTGGAGATGGCTGAGACAGAAATTTGTACGCACAGAATAATCCTCTCGCAGTTTCCTTTCTTCAATGCTTCAGTTGAGAGCTCGAGTATTACAGTCAGCATCAGCCAGTCTTGCAAACCATATTTTAGTCCCCTCATCAG gtacatTTACACCCGTAAGATCGATGTGACCTTTACCTCCGCGCAATGCATCCACTGGATGGCTTCCAGGTTTGGGATGAAGCAGCTGATGGAGGACACAGGCCGACTGTTCACTAAGATCCTCCCAGAAGACGCCTCTTTCCAAACCCAACTGTCCCTTTACGAATATGCAGAGGAGACTGGAGACTTGGTGCTCCAGGAGAACTGTATCCAGTATCTGGCCTGGAACTACCAAAGTCTGACCACATCCCCTGCTTGGAAAACCCTCTCCATTAAGCTTCTTGGAGCCATTCTATCCCGCTCAGACCTGGTGGTGCAAGATGAATACTTCCTGCTTCAGACTGTCCAGAGCTGGATCAAAGAGAAGGGCAACTCCGCCACCTCAGAAGCCCAACTTGACCTGTTGAATCGCATCCGATTCCCGATGATTCCTGCAGAGAAACTTTACGACCTGGAGCTTAACTCTTCCCTCGACAGCACCTTTACAAATATGTATCGGGATAACATGTTGAAAGCATTCCAGTTTAATGTTCTCCTCTTAAGCACACTTCAGTCCAACCCGAAGTTTAAAGAAGATGAAGATTACAAACCCAGGATCTACACCTCTGAGGCATGGAGCACATCGTTTGATCGATCAGATCCAGTCCCAACCCGTTACGCACCTAATTACAGAGATATGAGACATTAtggaaattattattattatcccaCTCCCAGTCCATACGGTAAAAGCAGCGCGTCCTTCACCACATCTGTCCACTACAGCCTGATCTTCAACGACACCAGGGTCAGCTGGCAGGCAAATGTCTTCAAGAATCAGCGTGAGTGTTCAAACCAAGGTCTGAGATGTGCGTCGTTCCCTGCAGCACGGCTGGTTATCAGTAACTACTACAACCAGAAGAGCAACAACATCCTGTTCCGTAACCGGCTCCTGCTGAAGTGCCAAGACAAGTATATCTGTCAGGTTCAGGACTTCAAGGAGGATCTGGCTTATATCAACGCGAATGGAACCCAGAATGCCTATCCGTGTCCTAAAGACGAGTACACCTACCGCTTTGTAGTGAGACCAGAGTACGTC AGTGGTTTCTGGCATGCCAAGCTTGAGGAGCAGTCCAGTTACCTGACCACGTTTGCAACACCTTTTGGACATTATAGATGGCTGAGGATGCCAATGGGAATAAGTACAGCTCCTGAAATCTTTCAGAGAAAGCTCACACAAGCCCTGGAAGACCTCCCTGGTCTGTACATCATTGCTGATGACGTGTTGATCACAGGTCAAGGTGAGACACAGGAAGCGGCAGAGGCTGACCATGATAAAAAACTGAGACTGTTTCTGGACAGgtgcaaacaaaagaacatcaAACTAAATGCGGACAAGTTTAAACTGAGACAAAAGGAGGCCGCATGCATTGGACATCTCCTGACAGCGGATGGACTAAAGATAGATCCAGAAAAGGTGCGTGCCATCAAACAGATGCTAAAACCAACAGATGTAAAAGCTGTTCAAAGACTACTGGGTATGGTAAACTACCTTGCCAAGTTCTGCCCACACCTCTCTGACCAGTGTGAGGTGCTGAGACAGCTAACACACAAAGACTGTGAGTGGAACTGGACAGAACAACACGAGGAAGCTTTTCTCAAACTGAAAGAGACCATTGCAAATGCTCCTGTGCTGAAGTACTACAGCCCAGAGGAAGAACTAACGGTACAGTGCGATGCCTCAGACACAGGTTTGGGTGCAGCACTCATGCAGAAGGGCAAGCCTGTCGCATTCGCAAGCAGAGCACTCACACCAACAGAGCGAGGTTATGCTCAAATAGAGAAAGAATTTCTAGCAATGGTTTTCAGCATGGAAAAGTTCCACCAGTACACCTATGGTCGCAAA TGTTTAAAAATGCTCAGACATCGAAACTTATTCAGTCTGTGGCTTCTGCTACTTCTCCATGAGTCTGGAAGGGCAGCCACATTTAAGCTGTTCG GAAGACCCTCTGAGCCGCAGGACGGTGACGTGAAGGAGGGTGATTTGCGGCTGTTTGGCTCACAGAGTGCTTCAGAGGGCCGCGTGGAAGTCTACCACGATGGGGAATGGGGAACAGTCTGTGATGACGGCTGGGACATGGCTGAGGCCCAGGTGGTGTGTCGTCAGCTCAAATTCCCCGGGGCAAAATCTGTTGTCATTGGGAAGGACTACGGACAAG CATCTGGACCCATTTGGCTGGATGATCTCCACTGCAAAGGCACAGAGAACTATCTGTCCACATGTTCTTTCAAAGGCTGGGGACTGACCGACTGCACCCACAAAGAGGATGTCGGAGTTATTTGTGAAACAGATG TGATTCCAGGCACTAATACGACCATCGATGATTCTGCACACCAGCTGGACCACAGCATCAGTTTGTCTGATGAGCTCGGCCAAATCTTTGACAGCGGGAGCGGCTGTGATTTCCTGATCTCGGTCCAGAGTGCTactggaaacagaaaagaggaTGGGACCCTGGAGATGGCTGAGACAGAAATTTGTACGCACAGAATAATCCTCTCGCAGTTTCCTTTCTTCAATGCTTCAGTTGAGAGCATGAGTATTACAGTCAGCATCAGCCAGTCTTGCAAACCATATTTTAGTCCCCTCATCAG gtacatTTACACCCGTAAGATCGATGTGACCTTTACCTCCGCGCAATGCATCCACTGGATGGCTTCCAGGTTTGGGATGAAGCAGCTGATGGAGGACACAGGCCGACTGTTCACTAAGATCCTCCCAGAAGACGCCTCTTTCCAAACCCAACTGTCCCTTTACGAATATGCAGAGGAGACTGGAGACTTGGTGCTCCAGGAGAACTGTATCCAGTATCTGGCCTGGAACTACCAAAGTCTGACCACATCCCCTGCTTGGAAAACCCTCTCCATTAAGCTTCTTGGAGCCATTCTATCCCGCTCAGACCTGGTGGTGCAAGATGAATACTTCCTGCTTCAGACTGTCCAGAGCTGGATCAAAGAGAAGGGCAACTCCGCCACCTCAGAAGCCCAACTTGACCTGTTGAATCGCATCCGATTCCCGATGATTCCTGCAGAGAAACTTTACGACCTGGAGCTTAACTCTTCCCTCGACAGCACCTTTACAAATATGTATCGGGATAACATGTTGAAAGCATTCCAGTTTAATGTTCTCCTCTTAAGCACACTTCAGTCCAACCCGAAGTTTAAAGAAGATGAAGATTACAAACCCAGGATCTACACCTCTGAGGCATGGAGCACATCGTTTGATCGATCAGATCCAGTCCCAACCCGTTACGCACCTAATTACAGAGATATGAGACATTAtggaaattattattattatcccaCTCCCAGTCCATACGGTAAAAGCAGCGCGTCCTTCACCACATCTGTCCACTACAGCCTGATCTTCAACGACACCAGGGTCAGCTGGCAGGCAAATGTCTTCAAGAATCAGCGTGAGTGTTCAAACCAAGGTCTGAGATGTGCGTCGTTCCCTGCAGCACGGCTGGTTATCAGTAACTACTACAACCAGGAGAGCAACAACATCCTGTTCCGTAACCGGCTCCTGCTGAAGTGCCAAGACAAGTATATCTGTCAGGTTCAGGACTTCAAGGAGGATCTGGCTTATATCAACGCGAATGGAACCCAGAATGCCTATCCGTGTCCTAAAGACGAGTACACCTACCGCTTTGTAGTGAGACCAGAGTACGTCTGA
- the cant1a gene encoding soluble calcium-activated nucleotidase 1 isoform X2, with the protein MTQSQNSGRRRRRGQTRPPSSMPATPGFTRLEQNEPMNNLRISVGGLPMLASMANTTDPRFRLKWKPIVAVAASLALLLLLFMHLSSGMRPRSFAPHSWKTSCGDSQQPESLYNDTYPLSQPERTPQGTRYRIGVIADLDTSSRSEKKLTWFSYMRRGYLLVSTSGDKVAVEWDADRVVLESHLSEKGRGMELSELVVFNGKLYSVDDRTGVVYHIDGDKAVPWVILTDGDGSVAKGFKAEWMAVKDKHLYVGGLGKEWTTTEGVFVNNNPEWVKVVGHRGDVQHENWVPKYNSLKSAAGIKPPGYLIHESAAWSDTLQRWFFLPRRASKERYEETADERRASNLVLSCSPDFIDIRASRVGELNPTHGFSSFKFVPNTDDQIVLALKSEEDAGNIATYIMAFTLDGRILLPETKIGDVKYEGLEFI; encoded by the exons ATGACACAAAGTCAGAACTCTGGCAGGAGGAGACGAAGGG gtCAAACCAGGCCTCCGTCCTCCATGCCTGCTACCCCAGGCTTCACTCGACTGGAGCAGAATGAGCCGATGAATAATCTGCGTATTTCTGTCGGAGGCCTCCCTATGTTGGCTTCCATGGCCAACACCACTGACCCTCGATTCCGCCTTAAATGGAAGCCCATCGTAGCAGTGGCCGCCTCCCTGGCGTTGCTTCTGCTGCTCTTCATGCACTTGAGCTCAGGCATGCGCCCCCGCTCTTTTGCCCCCCACAGCTGGAAAACAAGCTGCGGAGACTCCCAGCAGCCCGAGTCCCTTTACAACGACACCTACCCCCTGAGCCAGCCTGAGCGCACGCCGCAGGGCACCCGCTATCGCATCGGGGTCATCGCTGACCTGGACACAAGCTCTCGTAGTGAGAAGAAGCTGACGTGGTTCAGCTACATGCGACGGGGGTACCTGTTGGTGTCAACAAGCGGGGACAAGGTGGCAGTTGAGTGGGATGCGGACAGGGTGGTGCTGGAGAGCCACCTGTCGGAGAAGGGCAGGGGTATGGAGCTGTCGGAGCTGGTGGTGTTTAATGGGAAGCTCTACAGCGTGGATGACAGAACGGGTGTCGTCTACCACATAGACGGGGACAAGGCGGTGCCCTGGGTCATCCTAACTGACGGAGACGGCAGTGTTGCCAAAG GGTTCAAAGCTGAGTGGATGGCAGTGAAGGACAAGCACCTGTACGTGGGCGGTCTGGGCAAAGAGTGGACGACAACAGAGGGCGTATTTGTCAACAACAACCCAGAGTGGGTGAAAGTGGTTGGCCACAGAGGGGATGTGCAACATGAGAACTGGGTTCCAAAGTACAATTCTCTGAAGTCTGCTGCAGGGATAAAGCCTCCAG GGTATTTAATCCATGAGTCAGCGGCCTGGAGCGACACCCTGCAGCGCTGGTTCTTCCTCCCTCGCCGCGCCAGCAAGGAGCGCTACGAGGAGACGGCAGACGAGCGGCGGGCCTCGAACCTCGTCCTCAGCTGCTCGCCCGATTTCATAGACATCCGGGCAAGCCGAGTGGGTGAGCTTAACCCCACTCACGGTTTCTCCTCCTTCAAGTTTGTGCCCAACACGGACGACCAGATCGTTCTGGCTCTCAAGTCAGAAGAAGACGCTGGAAATATCGCCACGTACATCATGGCGTTCACACTCGACGGGCGCATCCTTTTACCCGAAACCAAGATTGGAGATGTAAAATACGAGGGCTTGGAGTTCATTTAG
- the cant1a gene encoding soluble calcium-activated nucleotidase 1 isoform X1 — translation MNDQPAIHCEDLSQHIESQTRPPSSMPATPGFTRLEQNEPMNNLRISVGGLPMLASMANTTDPRFRLKWKPIVAVAASLALLLLLFMHLSSGMRPRSFAPHSWKTSCGDSQQPESLYNDTYPLSQPERTPQGTRYRIGVIADLDTSSRSEKKLTWFSYMRRGYLLVSTSGDKVAVEWDADRVVLESHLSEKGRGMELSELVVFNGKLYSVDDRTGVVYHIDGDKAVPWVILTDGDGSVAKGFKAEWMAVKDKHLYVGGLGKEWTTTEGVFVNNNPEWVKVVGHRGDVQHENWVPKYNSLKSAAGIKPPGYLIHESAAWSDTLQRWFFLPRRASKERYEETADERRASNLVLSCSPDFIDIRASRVGELNPTHGFSSFKFVPNTDDQIVLALKSEEDAGNIATYIMAFTLDGRILLPETKIGDVKYEGLEFI, via the exons ATGAATGATCAACCTGCTATCCACTGTGAGGACTTGAGTCAACATATAGAGA gtCAAACCAGGCCTCCGTCCTCCATGCCTGCTACCCCAGGCTTCACTCGACTGGAGCAGAATGAGCCGATGAATAATCTGCGTATTTCTGTCGGAGGCCTCCCTATGTTGGCTTCCATGGCCAACACCACTGACCCTCGATTCCGCCTTAAATGGAAGCCCATCGTAGCAGTGGCCGCCTCCCTGGCGTTGCTTCTGCTGCTCTTCATGCACTTGAGCTCAGGCATGCGCCCCCGCTCTTTTGCCCCCCACAGCTGGAAAACAAGCTGCGGAGACTCCCAGCAGCCCGAGTCCCTTTACAACGACACCTACCCCCTGAGCCAGCCTGAGCGCACGCCGCAGGGCACCCGCTATCGCATCGGGGTCATCGCTGACCTGGACACAAGCTCTCGTAGTGAGAAGAAGCTGACGTGGTTCAGCTACATGCGACGGGGGTACCTGTTGGTGTCAACAAGCGGGGACAAGGTGGCAGTTGAGTGGGATGCGGACAGGGTGGTGCTGGAGAGCCACCTGTCGGAGAAGGGCAGGGGTATGGAGCTGTCGGAGCTGGTGGTGTTTAATGGGAAGCTCTACAGCGTGGATGACAGAACGGGTGTCGTCTACCACATAGACGGGGACAAGGCGGTGCCCTGGGTCATCCTAACTGACGGAGACGGCAGTGTTGCCAAAG GGTTCAAAGCTGAGTGGATGGCAGTGAAGGACAAGCACCTGTACGTGGGCGGTCTGGGCAAAGAGTGGACGACAACAGAGGGCGTATTTGTCAACAACAACCCAGAGTGGGTGAAAGTGGTTGGCCACAGAGGGGATGTGCAACATGAGAACTGGGTTCCAAAGTACAATTCTCTGAAGTCTGCTGCAGGGATAAAGCCTCCAG GGTATTTAATCCATGAGTCAGCGGCCTGGAGCGACACCCTGCAGCGCTGGTTCTTCCTCCCTCGCCGCGCCAGCAAGGAGCGCTACGAGGAGACGGCAGACGAGCGGCGGGCCTCGAACCTCGTCCTCAGCTGCTCGCCCGATTTCATAGACATCCGGGCAAGCCGAGTGGGTGAGCTTAACCCCACTCACGGTTTCTCCTCCTTCAAGTTTGTGCCCAACACGGACGACCAGATCGTTCTGGCTCTCAAGTCAGAAGAAGACGCTGGAAATATCGCCACGTACATCATGGCGTTCACACTCGACGGGCGCATCCTTTTACCCGAAACCAAGATTGGAGATGTAAAATACGAGGGCTTGGAGTTCATTTAG
- the cant1a gene encoding soluble calcium-activated nucleotidase 1 isoform X3, giving the protein MPATPGFTRLEQNEPMNNLRISVGGLPMLASMANTTDPRFRLKWKPIVAVAASLALLLLLFMHLSSGMRPRSFAPHSWKTSCGDSQQPESLYNDTYPLSQPERTPQGTRYRIGVIADLDTSSRSEKKLTWFSYMRRGYLLVSTSGDKVAVEWDADRVVLESHLSEKGRGMELSELVVFNGKLYSVDDRTGVVYHIDGDKAVPWVILTDGDGSVAKGFKAEWMAVKDKHLYVGGLGKEWTTTEGVFVNNNPEWVKVVGHRGDVQHENWVPKYNSLKSAAGIKPPGYLIHESAAWSDTLQRWFFLPRRASKERYEETADERRASNLVLSCSPDFIDIRASRVGELNPTHGFSSFKFVPNTDDQIVLALKSEEDAGNIATYIMAFTLDGRILLPETKIGDVKYEGLEFI; this is encoded by the exons ATGCCTGCTACCCCAGGCTTCACTCGACTGGAGCAGAATGAGCCGATGAATAATCTGCGTATTTCTGTCGGAGGCCTCCCTATGTTGGCTTCCATGGCCAACACCACTGACCCTCGATTCCGCCTTAAATGGAAGCCCATCGTAGCAGTGGCCGCCTCCCTGGCGTTGCTTCTGCTGCTCTTCATGCACTTGAGCTCAGGCATGCGCCCCCGCTCTTTTGCCCCCCACAGCTGGAAAACAAGCTGCGGAGACTCCCAGCAGCCCGAGTCCCTTTACAACGACACCTACCCCCTGAGCCAGCCTGAGCGCACGCCGCAGGGCACCCGCTATCGCATCGGGGTCATCGCTGACCTGGACACAAGCTCTCGTAGTGAGAAGAAGCTGACGTGGTTCAGCTACATGCGACGGGGGTACCTGTTGGTGTCAACAAGCGGGGACAAGGTGGCAGTTGAGTGGGATGCGGACAGGGTGGTGCTGGAGAGCCACCTGTCGGAGAAGGGCAGGGGTATGGAGCTGTCGGAGCTGGTGGTGTTTAATGGGAAGCTCTACAGCGTGGATGACAGAACGGGTGTCGTCTACCACATAGACGGGGACAAGGCGGTGCCCTGGGTCATCCTAACTGACGGAGACGGCAGTGTTGCCAAAG GGTTCAAAGCTGAGTGGATGGCAGTGAAGGACAAGCACCTGTACGTGGGCGGTCTGGGCAAAGAGTGGACGACAACAGAGGGCGTATTTGTCAACAACAACCCAGAGTGGGTGAAAGTGGTTGGCCACAGAGGGGATGTGCAACATGAGAACTGGGTTCCAAAGTACAATTCTCTGAAGTCTGCTGCAGGGATAAAGCCTCCAG GGTATTTAATCCATGAGTCAGCGGCCTGGAGCGACACCCTGCAGCGCTGGTTCTTCCTCCCTCGCCGCGCCAGCAAGGAGCGCTACGAGGAGACGGCAGACGAGCGGCGGGCCTCGAACCTCGTCCTCAGCTGCTCGCCCGATTTCATAGACATCCGGGCAAGCCGAGTGGGTGAGCTTAACCCCACTCACGGTTTCTCCTCCTTCAAGTTTGTGCCCAACACGGACGACCAGATCGTTCTGGCTCTCAAGTCAGAAGAAGACGCTGGAAATATCGCCACGTACATCATGGCGTTCACACTCGACGGGCGCATCCTTTTACCCGAAACCAAGATTGGAGATGTAAAATACGAGGGCTTGGAGTTCATTTAG
- the syngr2a gene encoding synaptogyrin-2a — protein sequence MQSSAFGASLAGGAFDLESFIKQPQTILRCLSWLFSIVVFATITAEGYINPTTREETKCMFNDNDSACSYGVGIGVLAFLACVVFLILDAYFPQISNAKERKCIVTGDLVFSAAWTFLWFICFCVLANQWSKTTNPSVPGDAARAVVAFSFFSIITWALLSYFAFGRYRQGVSEFDQEYRDPANDHSTPFPPAPYPSSSGPAGYQQSPFSQSQDQPGEYQPPAY from the exons atgcAGAGCAGTGCCTTCGGTGCCTCGTTGGCTGGCGGTGCTTTTGACTTAGAGAGTTTTATAAAGCAGCCACAGACCATTTTGCGATGCCTGAGCTGG TTGTTCTCCATCGTGGTCTTTGCAACCATCACAGCAGAAGGCTATATCAACCCAACAACCAGGGAAGAGACCAAGTGCATGTTTAATGATAACGACAGCGCCTGTAGCTATGGGGTGGGAATCGGAGTCTTGGCATTCCTGGCTTGTGTTGTCTTCCTCATACTGGATGCCTACTTCCCACAAATTAGCAATGCCAAAGAAAGAAAGTGCATTGTTACAGGAGATTTAGTCTTCTCAG CGGCCTGGACATTCCTGTGGTTCATCTGCTTCTGTGTCCTGGCCAACCAGTGGTCCAAAACCACTAACCCCTCTGTCCCTGGCGATGCTGCGCGTGCTGTCGTtgccttctccttcttctcaaTTATCACATGG GCTCTTCTGTCCTACTTTGCCTTTGGAAGGTACCGCCAGGGCGTCAGTGAGTTTGACCAGGAGTACAGAGACCCAGCAAATGACCACTCAACCCCATTCCCCCCTGCTCCGTACCCCAGCAGCAGCGGCCCCGCAGGCTACCAGCAGTCGCCTTTCAGCCAAAGCCAGGATCAACCAGGGGAATACCAGCCTCCAGCTTATTGA